The window GGAAACTTAAGCCATCCGCCGCAGCGTCTCATCAAGGGCTTCATCGAGCGTGGTTAGATTCTTCAGGTCCTCGATCAAGCGAGGATGCACAAAGATCCGCACCCGCTTCACATAGTCGTCGAACTGACTCTGAGCGAGCGTCTTCACGACTGGCGAAACTTCACCGAGCGTGCGATAGGTCTTCTCTTTCGCAAAATGGATTTCTACGTTGAATTCGACTTCGCGTTTGACCGGCGGCGCGTCAAAGAGAATCTCGTGCGGCGCGATTCGCCGGGAAATGTGCGTACTCAAAATCTCGGCCAACTGGTCGCTGCACGCCGCCAGCCAAATGTATGGCCGTCGCGCAAACTGCTCATAGTATGGCCGCTTTTGAAAGAAGCTGAACTCCGCAATCCGCTTATAAAGTCGCCGTGTCTGGCCGAACAAACCGCCGAACAAATCGGCTGCTGGATGCCGTTCCGATGCCGTCAGCACATGCTGAATCCAAGCCTGTTCCGACAGGCGAAATAGCGAGTCGAGATCGAGCTCACCATGCAGCAGATAAAAACCACGCTGTAACATCGCCGTCGCCGCGCGCACCGCGTGATGCCAATAGACCTCGCTGAACATCACGTACCGCGCGAAGACCATCATCTCGGCGGCGGTCTTCCCTTTGTCGGTGAGCGCGAGACCGTCGCCAGCCTGATTCAGACACAAGCTGCCGATCAATCGCTGCGAATCGAAGTTGCGGCCGTAAGGAACGCCGGCGTGCAAACTATCGCGCGGCAGGTAATCCATCTTGTCGATGTCGATCGGTCCCGACATCAGGCTCTTCAAAATCCGTTGTCGCGTATCGCGAGGTTTTTCCGAAAGGATCGCCGTTACATCACGCGGCTGAATGTGCCAGTCGTCGCGCAAGCAATCGGCGATTTCCCC is drawn from Anatilimnocola floriformis and contains these coding sequences:
- a CDS encoding HD domain-containing protein; protein product: MQSLEDIPEIRGLDSRSGVKGAGLIRIPHEMDVPITPRVRQLIDTAEFHRLTKISQLGLVSLVYPAAHHTRFEHSLGVYRNSLLYLRQLSGDDRFRGAIKAEDGELLIVAALLHDLGHWPFCHPIEDMRLPSVPSHEMFANSFLLEGEIADCLRDDWHIQPRDVTAILSEKPRDTRQRILKSLMSGPIDIDKMDYLPRDSLHAGVPYGRNFDSQRLIGSLCLNQAGDGLALTDKGKTAAEMMVFARYVMFSEVYWHHAVRAATAMLQRGFYLLHGELDLDSLFRLSEQAWIQHVLTASERHPAADLFGGLFGQTRRLYKRIAEFSFFQKRPYYEQFARRPYIWLAACSDQLAEILSTHISRRIAPHEILFDAPPVKREVEFNVEIHFAKEKTYRTLGEVSPVVKTLAQSQFDDYVKRVRIFVHPRLIEDLKNLTTLDEALDETLRRMA